The proteins below come from a single Argentina anserina chromosome 1, drPotAnse1.1, whole genome shotgun sequence genomic window:
- the LOC126803914 gene encoding uncharacterized protein LOC126803914, with protein sequence MLKDCISFAHGYIECQIHGPVQHMPDVPLQPIIKPWPGRGWALDFIGKIHPNSSLQHKHILLAIDFFTKWVEAIPVKTTSSEVITDFIFKYIIARYGIPKCLVADRGVGFMAEKTQKFLADYGIKFLHSSPYYAQSNGQAEVSNWVIMFILKRMLDANPRSLHNELDHTLWAYRTSKRTPTGTTPYALMYGHDAVLPNEINVESLRVCEQHQLIGDDYVQAMYQEHEDLDSRRMEAINSLIAEKKKIARLYDKRTRGRSFGVGDLVWNACLPYGERVDGLGKWLLNGKVLL encoded by the coding sequence ATGCTCAAGGACTGCATCAGCTTTGCACATGGTTATATCGAATGTCAAATTCATGGACCAGTCCAGCATATGCCAGACGTTCCTCTGCAACCAATCATTAAACCTTGGCCAGGTCGCGGCTGGGCTTTAGACTTCATTGGAAAGATTCATCCAAATTCTTCTTTACAACACAAGCACATTCTACTTGCTATAGATTTCTTCACCAAGTGGGTAGAGGCTATACCAGTCAAGACAACATCTTCAGAGGTGATCACTGACTTtatcttcaaatatattatcGCCAGATATGGCATCCCAAAGTGTTTGGTAGCAGACAGGGGGGTAGGTTTCATGGCTGAAAAGACTCAGAAGTTCTTAGCTGATTATGGAATCAAGTTTCTGCACTCTAGTCCTTATTATGCTCAGTCGAATGGCCAAGCAGAAGTTAGCAACTGGGTCATTATGTTtatactcaaacgaatgtTGGATGCAAATCCGCGATCTTTGCACAATGAGTTGGATCACACGCTATGGGCTTATAGAACTTCAAAACGAACTCCAACCGGTACTACACCTTATGCCTTGATGTATGGACATGATGCAGTGCTTCCTAATGAGATTAATGTTGAGTCACTGAGGGTTTGCGAGCAACACCAGTTGATTGGCGACGACTATGTCCAGGCTATGTATCAAGAACATGAAGACTTGGATTCTCGACGGATGGAAGCAATAAACAGCCTTATtgcagaaaagaagaagatagcaCGACTATATGACAAACGAACGAGAGGACGCAGCTTTGGAGTTGGGGACTTAGTTTGGAATGCTTGTTTGCCTTACGGTGAACGCGTTGATGGTCTTGGTAAATGGCTGCTAAATGGGAAGGTCCTTTTGTGA